From a single Nicotiana tabacum cultivar K326 chromosome 8, ASM71507v2, whole genome shotgun sequence genomic region:
- the LOC107812925 gene encoding katanin p60 ATPase-containing subunit A1 isoform X2 → MVGGALAGLQDHVKLAREYAVEGLYDTSVIFFDGAIAQINKHLNTLDDPLIRSKWMNVKKAISEETEVVKQLDAEKRAFKEVPMGGRRPNSPPISTKSSSFVFQPLDEYPTSSGAPMDDPDVWRPPSRDTSRRSARAGPGGMRKGPQDGAWARGSTKTGTTGRGGRTTGSTKATSAVRSSTTGRKGPGKSTKTDSTDGDAEEGKSKKGQYEGPDADLAAMLERDVLDSTPGVRWDDVAGLSEAKRLLEEAVVLPLWMPDYFQGIRRPWKGVLMFGPPGTGKTLLAKAVATECGTTFFNVSSATLASKWRGESERMVRCLFDLARAYAPSTIFIDEIDSLCNARGGSGEHESSRRVKSELLVQVDGVSNSSTNEDGTRKIVMVLAATNFPWDIDEALRRRLEKRIYIPLPSFESRKELIRINLKSIELWLVDFFTWLLWHPKILTRFPRDKREKQILNPFQIRRGVCQIGNAVATLW, encoded by the exons ATGGTGGGTGGAGCATTGGCAGGGTTACAAGATCATGTGAAATTGGCAAGAGAATATGCAGTTGAAGGCCTTTATGACACTTCCGTCATCTTCTTCGATGGCGCTATCGCTCAGATCAACAA GCACTTAAACACACTTGATGACCCTTTGATTCGTTCAAAATGGATGAATGTAAAGAAAGCAATTTCCGAGGAAACAGAGGTAGTGAAACAATTGGACGCCGAGAAAAGGGCTTTTAAGGAGGTTCCTATGGGTGGTAGACGTCCTAATTCACCTCCGATTTCGACCAAGTCATCTTCTTTTGTCTTTCAACCGCTTGATGAGTACCCCACCTCATCTGGTGCTCCAATGGATGACCCTGATGTTTGGAGACCACCTAGTCGAGACACATCAAGAAGATCTGCAAGAGCCGGTCCAGGGGGTATGAGAAAGGGCCCACAAGATGGAGCCTGGGCTCGTGGATCTACAAAGACTGGAACCACAGGCCGTGGAGGAAGGACCACTGGCTCTACTAAGGCTACTTCTGCAGTTCGATCTTCAACTACTGGGAGAAAAGGACCTGGAAAATCCACAAAAACCGACTCTACG GATGGTGATGCTGAAGAAGGGAAGAGTAAAAAAGGTCAGTACGAGGGGCCTGATGCGGACCTGGCTGCTATGCTTGAGAGGGATGTCTTGGATTCCACCCCTGGTGTGAGATGGGACGATGTTGCTGGGTTAAGTGAAGCCAAAAGACTTTTGGAGGAAGCAGTTGTTCTCCCATTATGGATGCCAGATTATTTCCAG GGAATCAGGAGACCATGGAAGGGTGTTCTTATGTTTGGGCCTCCTGGAACGGGGAAGACACTTTTGGCTAAGGCTGTTGCTACAGAGTGTGGGACGACATTTTTCAATGTTTCTTCTGCCACCTTGGCTTCAAAATGGCGTGGGGAGAGTGAACGCATGGTGCGGTGCTTGTTTGATCTTGCTCGCGCTTATGCTCCTAGTACAATTTTCATTGATGAGATCGATTCTCTTTGTAATGCCCGAGG GGGTTCAGGAGAGCATGAATCATCCCGAAGGGTGAAGTCTGAACTTCTTGTTCAGGTAGATGGCGTAAGCAACTCTTCCACTAATGAAGATGGCACTCGGAAGATTGTGATGGTTTTAGCAGCTACAAACTTTCCATGGGACATAGATGAGGCATTAAG GAGACGTTTGGAAAAACGTATATATATCCCCCTACCTAGCTTTGAGAGTAGGAAGGAGCTTATACGGATCAATTTGAAAAGTATTGAG CTGTGGCTTGTGGACTTTTTCACCTGGCTACTGTGGCATCCTAAAATACTAACGAGATTTCCAAGAGATAAAAGGGAAAAACAAATACTCAATCCGTTTCAAATTAGacgag GTGTTTGTCAGATAGGTAACGCTGTAGCAACTCTTTGGTGA
- the LOC107812925 gene encoding katanin p60 ATPase-containing subunit A1 isoform X3 — protein sequence MVGGALAGLQDHVKLAREYAVEGLYDTSVIFFDGAIAQINKHLNTLDDPLIRSKWMNVKKAISEETEVVKQLDAEKRAFKEVPMGGRRPNSPPISTKSSSFVFQPLDEYPTSSGAPMDDPDVWRPPSRDTSRRSARAGPGGMRKGPQDGAWARGSTKTGTTGRGGRTTGSTKATSAVRSSTTGRKGPGKSTKTDSTDGDAEEGKSKKGQYEGPDADLAAMLERDVLDSTPGVRWDDVAGLSEAKRLLEEAVVLPLWMPDYFQGIRRPWKGVLMFGPPGTGKTLLAKAVATECGTTFFNVSSATLASKWRGESERMVRCLFDLARAYAPSTIFIDEIDSLCNARGGSGEHESSRRVKSELLVQVDGVSNSSTNEDGTRKIVMVLAATNFPWDIDEALRRRLEKRIYIPLPSFESRKELIRINLKSIEIGNAVATLW from the exons ATGGTGGGTGGAGCATTGGCAGGGTTACAAGATCATGTGAAATTGGCAAGAGAATATGCAGTTGAAGGCCTTTATGACACTTCCGTCATCTTCTTCGATGGCGCTATCGCTCAGATCAACAA GCACTTAAACACACTTGATGACCCTTTGATTCGTTCAAAATGGATGAATGTAAAGAAAGCAATTTCCGAGGAAACAGAGGTAGTGAAACAATTGGACGCCGAGAAAAGGGCTTTTAAGGAGGTTCCTATGGGTGGTAGACGTCCTAATTCACCTCCGATTTCGACCAAGTCATCTTCTTTTGTCTTTCAACCGCTTGATGAGTACCCCACCTCATCTGGTGCTCCAATGGATGACCCTGATGTTTGGAGACCACCTAGTCGAGACACATCAAGAAGATCTGCAAGAGCCGGTCCAGGGGGTATGAGAAAGGGCCCACAAGATGGAGCCTGGGCTCGTGGATCTACAAAGACTGGAACCACAGGCCGTGGAGGAAGGACCACTGGCTCTACTAAGGCTACTTCTGCAGTTCGATCTTCAACTACTGGGAGAAAAGGACCTGGAAAATCCACAAAAACCGACTCTACG GATGGTGATGCTGAAGAAGGGAAGAGTAAAAAAGGTCAGTACGAGGGGCCTGATGCGGACCTGGCTGCTATGCTTGAGAGGGATGTCTTGGATTCCACCCCTGGTGTGAGATGGGACGATGTTGCTGGGTTAAGTGAAGCCAAAAGACTTTTGGAGGAAGCAGTTGTTCTCCCATTATGGATGCCAGATTATTTCCAG GGAATCAGGAGACCATGGAAGGGTGTTCTTATGTTTGGGCCTCCTGGAACGGGGAAGACACTTTTGGCTAAGGCTGTTGCTACAGAGTGTGGGACGACATTTTTCAATGTTTCTTCTGCCACCTTGGCTTCAAAATGGCGTGGGGAGAGTGAACGCATGGTGCGGTGCTTGTTTGATCTTGCTCGCGCTTATGCTCCTAGTACAATTTTCATTGATGAGATCGATTCTCTTTGTAATGCCCGAGG GGGTTCAGGAGAGCATGAATCATCCCGAAGGGTGAAGTCTGAACTTCTTGTTCAGGTAGATGGCGTAAGCAACTCTTCCACTAATGAAGATGGCACTCGGAAGATTGTGATGGTTTTAGCAGCTACAAACTTTCCATGGGACATAGATGAGGCATTAAG GAGACGTTTGGAAAAACGTATATATATCCCCCTACCTAGCTTTGAGAGTAGGAAGGAGCTTATACGGATCAATTTGAAAAGTATTGAG ATAGGTAACGCTGTAGCAACTCTTTGGTGA
- the LOC107812925 gene encoding katanin p60 ATPase-containing subunit A1 isoform X4 encodes MVGGALAGLQDHVKLAREYAVEGLYDTSVIFFDGAIAQINKHLNTLDDPLIRSKWMNVKKAISEETEVVKQLDAEKRAFKEVPMGGRRPNSPPISTKSSSFVFQPLDEYPTSSGAPMDDPDVWRPPSRDTSRRSARAGPGGMRKGPQDGAWARGSTKTGTTGRGGRTTGSTKATSAVRSSTTGRKGPGKSTKTDSTDGDAEEGKSKKGQYEGPDADLAAMLERDVLDSTPGVRWDDVAGLSEAKRLLEEAVVLPLWMPDYFQGIRRPWKGVLMFGPPGTGKTLLAKAVATECGTTFFNVSSATLASKWRGESERMVRCLFDLARAYAPSTIFIDEIDSLCNARGGSGEHESSRRVKSELLVQVDGVSNSSTNEDGTRKIVMVLAATNFPWDIDEALRRRLEKRIYIPLPSFESRKELIRINLKSIEVFVR; translated from the exons ATGGTGGGTGGAGCATTGGCAGGGTTACAAGATCATGTGAAATTGGCAAGAGAATATGCAGTTGAAGGCCTTTATGACACTTCCGTCATCTTCTTCGATGGCGCTATCGCTCAGATCAACAA GCACTTAAACACACTTGATGACCCTTTGATTCGTTCAAAATGGATGAATGTAAAGAAAGCAATTTCCGAGGAAACAGAGGTAGTGAAACAATTGGACGCCGAGAAAAGGGCTTTTAAGGAGGTTCCTATGGGTGGTAGACGTCCTAATTCACCTCCGATTTCGACCAAGTCATCTTCTTTTGTCTTTCAACCGCTTGATGAGTACCCCACCTCATCTGGTGCTCCAATGGATGACCCTGATGTTTGGAGACCACCTAGTCGAGACACATCAAGAAGATCTGCAAGAGCCGGTCCAGGGGGTATGAGAAAGGGCCCACAAGATGGAGCCTGGGCTCGTGGATCTACAAAGACTGGAACCACAGGCCGTGGAGGAAGGACCACTGGCTCTACTAAGGCTACTTCTGCAGTTCGATCTTCAACTACTGGGAGAAAAGGACCTGGAAAATCCACAAAAACCGACTCTACG GATGGTGATGCTGAAGAAGGGAAGAGTAAAAAAGGTCAGTACGAGGGGCCTGATGCGGACCTGGCTGCTATGCTTGAGAGGGATGTCTTGGATTCCACCCCTGGTGTGAGATGGGACGATGTTGCTGGGTTAAGTGAAGCCAAAAGACTTTTGGAGGAAGCAGTTGTTCTCCCATTATGGATGCCAGATTATTTCCAG GGAATCAGGAGACCATGGAAGGGTGTTCTTATGTTTGGGCCTCCTGGAACGGGGAAGACACTTTTGGCTAAGGCTGTTGCTACAGAGTGTGGGACGACATTTTTCAATGTTTCTTCTGCCACCTTGGCTTCAAAATGGCGTGGGGAGAGTGAACGCATGGTGCGGTGCTTGTTTGATCTTGCTCGCGCTTATGCTCCTAGTACAATTTTCATTGATGAGATCGATTCTCTTTGTAATGCCCGAGG GGGTTCAGGAGAGCATGAATCATCCCGAAGGGTGAAGTCTGAACTTCTTGTTCAGGTAGATGGCGTAAGCAACTCTTCCACTAATGAAGATGGCACTCGGAAGATTGTGATGGTTTTAGCAGCTACAAACTTTCCATGGGACATAGATGAGGCATTAAG GAGACGTTTGGAAAAACGTATATATATCCCCCTACCTAGCTTTGAGAGTAGGAAGGAGCTTATACGGATCAATTTGAAAAGTATTGAG GTGTTTGTCAGATAG